A genomic region of Gammaproteobacteria bacterium contains the following coding sequences:
- a CDS encoding ATP-binding cassette domain-containing protein, whose amino-acid sequence MLTFNNITLSRGKKELFSDVSFIVNPKSKVGLTGANGCGKTSLIKLILGELHADSGEFSVSDKLLIAHVAQEISNSNRSAIEYVMDGDNEFREIEEQIQQAQDCNDSNKLAVLYDSMQQIDGYTANSRAAKLLNGLGFSTSDEQKPVNSFSGGWRMRLNLAQALMCRSDILLLDEPTNHLDLEAIIWLEEWLKHYAGIILLISHDRDFLNAVCSQIINIEHGKATLYQGNYDSFERIRAEKMSLQQAMFESQQKQIKHMQSYIDRFRYKASKAKQAQSRVKALEKMELISAAQIDSPFNFNFSNEGFIPQQLLKITDASTGYAKKEILKNINLLIQKGEKIGLLGFNGAGKSTLIKLIAKEINIFNGEIDYAKELRIGYFAQHQLDQLHFDLSPIEHLKLIDKNISEQQARNYLGGFAFHNDMATDNVQHFSGGEKARLVLALLVYQKPNLLLLDEPTNHLDIRMRHAISVALQSYEGAMILVSHDRYLLSTVTDKLLLVANGEVQTFDGDLQDYYRWANDTRKNAVQTEEDVEGEVYSQNNKKLQRQQAAELRELQKPLRQKLRKIETELEKLQKQEHQNNEKLMDESLYEPQNSAKLKEITITQSEVKKRIVELESSWLEISEQLE is encoded by the coding sequence ATGCTAACTTTCAATAATATAACCTTATCGCGCGGTAAGAAGGAACTATTCAGTGATGTTAGCTTTATCGTCAATCCGAAATCAAAAGTCGGTCTTACCGGTGCAAACGGATGTGGAAAAACCAGTTTAATCAAACTGATACTTGGTGAATTACACGCTGATTCCGGTGAATTTTCAGTCTCTGATAAACTCCTCATTGCTCATGTCGCGCAAGAAATTTCCAATTCCAATCGTTCTGCAATTGAATATGTTATGGACGGCGATAATGAGTTCAGGGAGATTGAGGAACAGATTCAACAAGCTCAGGATTGTAATGATTCTAATAAGTTGGCAGTATTGTATGATTCTATGCAACAAATTGACGGTTACACCGCTAACTCCAGAGCGGCAAAATTGTTAAATGGTTTGGGTTTTTCAACATCAGATGAGCAAAAACCGGTCAATTCATTCTCCGGTGGCTGGAGAATGCGTCTGAACTTGGCACAGGCATTGATGTGCCGGTCGGATATTTTGTTGCTTGATGAGCCAACCAATCACCTGGACTTAGAGGCAATAATTTGGCTTGAAGAGTGGCTGAAACATTATGCAGGAATTATTCTGCTGATTTCTCATGACAGGGATTTTCTCAATGCTGTGTGTTCGCAAATTATTAACATTGAACATGGAAAAGCGACTCTTTATCAGGGAAATTATGACTCATTTGAAAGAATTCGAGCTGAAAAAATGAGTCTGCAACAAGCAATGTTTGAAAGCCAACAAAAGCAAATTAAACACATGCAATCTTATATCGACCGCTTCCGCTACAAAGCCAGTAAAGCGAAACAGGCTCAAAGTCGAGTTAAAGCACTCGAAAAGATGGAATTGATTTCAGCGGCACAGATTGATTCGCCATTCAATTTCAATTTTTCCAATGAAGGGTTTATTCCTCAGCAATTGTTAAAAATCACTGATGCATCAACAGGTTATGCTAAAAAAGAAATTTTAAAAAATATTAATTTGTTAATTCAAAAAGGAGAAAAGATTGGTTTGCTTGGCTTTAACGGAGCGGGAAAATCGACTTTAATCAAACTGATTGCCAAAGAAATAAATATTTTCAATGGTGAAATTGATTATGCCAAAGAATTGCGAATTGGTTATTTTGCACAGCATCAATTGGATCAATTGCACTTCGATTTGAGTCCGATTGAACATTTAAAATTGATTGATAAAAACATTTCAGAACAACAGGCAAGAAACTATTTGGGTGGATTTGCATTTCACAATGACATGGCAACGGATAATGTTCAGCACTTTTCAGGCGGAGAAAAAGCGCGATTAGTGTTGGCTTTATTGGTTTACCAAAAACCAAACTTGCTTTTACTGGATGAACCGACGAACCATTTAGACATACGGATGCGACATGCGATTAGTGTTGCTCTCCAAAGTTATGAAGGTGCGATGATTCTGGTTTCTCATGATAGGTATTTATTATCAACGGTGACAGATAAATTGTTATTAGTTGCGAATGGAGAAGTCCAAACTTTTGACGGTGATTTACAGGACTATTATCGCTGGGCCAATGACACCCGAAAAAATGCTGTTCAAACTGAAGAGGATGTTGAAGGGGAAGTTTATTCTCAAAATAATAAAAAACTACAGAGGCAGCAAGCTGCTGAATTGAGAGAATTACAGAAACCGTTGAGACAGAAACTTCGGAAAATAGAAACAGAATTGGAAAAATTACAAAAGCAAGAGCATCAAAACAATGAAAAACTCATGGATGAAAGTCTCTATGAGCCTCAAAATTCAGCAAAGTTAAAAGAAATTACTATCACTCAGAGCGAGGTTAAGAAACGAATTGTGGAGTTGGAATCTTCATGGTTAGAAATTTCTGAACAATTGGAATAG
- a CDS encoding phosphate/phosphite/phosphonate ABC transporter substrate-binding protein — protein sequence MKFTMTVSPDFSPDHIAGWYIFNTWLQKQTNESIHLELYDSFERQREDIKAGKIDLIYANPYDASMLIRDKGFTAIAAPVNKSDEAIICVNSESSYHKVEDLKENCNIATASDPEVSTIGMIMLEPADLNPANINVTEYQNYVMVAKNLINGKEDAGFFLKEGYEDMSKFLRSQLRPIVTSQISVIRHNFLIGPSFFENSDLEVDDMRELLAEMHSSEKGKSTLQSLGFNKWEQQSQDDAEFMIDLMDTLIT from the coding sequence ATGAAATTCACAATGACCGTCAGCCCGGACTTTTCACCGGATCATATTGCAGGTTGGTATATTTTCAACACTTGGTTGCAAAAGCAAACAAATGAGTCTATTCATCTCGAGCTTTACGATTCTTTTGAAAGACAAAGAGAGGATATTAAAGCCGGGAAAATTGATTTAATTTATGCTAATCCCTACGATGCCTCCATGTTGATTCGGGATAAAGGCTTTACTGCGATAGCCGCCCCGGTGAATAAATCAGATGAAGCAATTATTTGCGTCAATAGTGAATCGAGCTATCACAAAGTCGAAGACTTGAAAGAGAACTGCAATATTGCCACAGCAAGTGATCCAGAAGTCAGTACCATCGGTATGATTATGCTGGAACCCGCTGACTTGAATCCCGCGAATATTAATGTCACCGAATATCAAAACTATGTCATGGTTGCTAAAAACCTAATCAATGGTAAAGAAGATGCCGGTTTTTTCCTCAAAGAAGGCTATGAAGATATGTCAAAATTTCTGCGAAGCCAATTGAGACCAATCGTAACCAGTCAAATTTCAGTCATAAGACATAACTTTTTGATTGGTCCGAGTTTTTTTGAAAACTCTGATTTGGAAGTTGATGATATGCGCGAATTACTAGCTGAAATGCATAGTAGCGAAAAAGGCAAAAGCACATTGCAATCATTAGGCTTTAACAAGTGGGAACAACAATCTCAAGATGATGCCGAATTTATGATTGACCTAATGGATACCTTAATTACCTAA
- a CDS encoding PAS domain-containing protein gives MSKVQLKYYDNTNAEREIVDEEVPFPEGKLIVSRTDTKGIITHCNQAFIEMSGFNEDELIGAPHYILRHPDMPAVAFQGLWDTINTQTKWSGYVKNLRKDGKYYWVYAVVVPNIRDGKLVGFASVRRKPSRTKINECTELYKKLLAEEKQ, from the coding sequence ATGAGTAAAGTACAACTGAAATATTATGACAATACCAATGCCGAACGTGAAATAGTTGATGAGGAAGTTCCTTTTCCTGAGGGAAAACTGATTGTATCAAGAACTGATACCAAAGGAATTATTACTCATTGTAACCAGGCCTTTATCGAAATGTCCGGTTTTAACGAAGATGAATTGATTGGAGCTCCTCATTACATACTCAGACATCCAGATATGCCGGCAGTCGCATTTCAAGGTTTGTGGGATACAATAAACACGCAAACGAAATGGAGTGGATATGTAAAAAACCTCCGAAAAGATGGCAAATACTATTGGGTTTATGCGGTAGTCGTACCCAATATTCGGGATGGTAAATTAGTTGGTTTTGCATCAGTGAGAAGAAAACCCTCAAGAACCAAGATTAACGAATGCACAGAACTATATAAAAAGTTACTGGCGGAGGAGAAACAATGA
- a CDS encoding roadblock/LC7 domain-containing protein, which translates to MRIEKLNDILIELNSSSTDLEASAIISTDGLIIASQLPTSIDEDRVGAMSAAMLSLGDRTAQELERGILDQVLIKGDNGYVLMVKAGEDAVLTVMAKSNAKLGLIFLDVKRAAKKISDMI; encoded by the coding sequence ATGAGAATAGAAAAGCTCAACGATATATTAATTGAGCTCAACAGCTCTTCAACAGACCTCGAAGCCTCTGCTATCATTTCAACTGATGGTCTGATTATTGCATCTCAACTACCAACAAGCATTGATGAAGACCGTGTTGGTGCTATGAGTGCTGCAATGTTATCATTAGGTGACAGAACAGCACAAGAGTTGGAGAGAGGAATACTCGATCAAGTACTGATTAAAGGTGATAATGGTTATGTGTTGATGGTGAAAGCCGGAGAAGATGCCGTACTAACAGTAATGGCAAAAAGTAATGCTAAACTGGGATTGATTTTTCTGGATGTAAAAAGAGCTGCCAAGAAAATATCAGATATGATTTAG
- a CDS encoding ATP-binding cassette domain-containing protein, whose translation MDTLLKIKNLQLGYGNEEMLRIDELNLTHNSVTALLGPSGTGKSSLINAILRESPSLSYWEKGKFYLEGERLDKSLSEKQIGHVLQKARLFTGTVLENFTDDLEFLKLESDAAQKNFAREVFQRLGIWELFEDILDKPAIKQSMGIHKMLLIAKAVASKPKLLLLDEVLANTSLKDEEIIIGVIKKLKEITTVLLITHNKEEAKEISDSIALVSGGVLHEHTETNQFFKQPQTELGKEFLQSGSAWYSNPLNDIVKKENQLSILRRFSSICEFYWILPNQLGGMQKPGLMTELEDDLKIMQQLGVDCLVSLQQKPIDPHELGKFQIEGVHFPIKDMGVPEIDKTFEFLSLMQKYFDEGKSVIYHCKAGMGRTGIMLACNLIFLNKISAIKAIEKIRSINHKYIQTDEQIEFVGKFELYQKSRA comes from the coding sequence ATGGATACTCTTCTAAAAATCAAAAACCTTCAATTGGGCTACGGAAACGAAGAAATGTTAAGGATTGATGAACTCAATCTCACACACAACAGCGTTACGGCTCTTCTTGGTCCTTCAGGTACCGGCAAAAGCTCTTTAATCAATGCGATACTAAGGGAATCACCTTCTCTATCTTACTGGGAGAAAGGCAAGTTTTATCTTGAAGGAGAACGACTTGACAAATCCTTATCAGAAAAGCAAATCGGTCATGTGCTTCAAAAAGCTCGATTATTTACCGGCACAGTTCTGGAAAACTTCACTGATGATTTAGAGTTTCTTAAACTTGAAAGTGACGCTGCACAAAAAAACTTCGCCCGTGAAGTTTTCCAACGACTTGGAATCTGGGAATTGTTTGAGGATATACTTGATAAGCCGGCAATTAAACAAAGCATGGGAATACACAAAATGCTATTGATTGCCAAAGCGGTTGCGAGCAAACCCAAATTATTGTTACTTGATGAGGTTCTGGCAAATACATCGCTCAAGGATGAAGAAATTATTATCGGAGTTATCAAAAAACTCAAAGAAATCACAACCGTGCTTTTAATCACTCATAACAAAGAAGAGGCAAAAGAAATCAGTGACTCCATTGCCTTAGTAAGTGGCGGAGTGTTGCATGAACATACTGAAACGAATCAATTTTTTAAACAACCCCAAACAGAACTTGGAAAAGAATTTCTGCAAAGTGGAAGTGCATGGTACTCGAACCCTCTGAACGATATTGTAAAAAAAGAAAACCAACTGAGCATATTGCGCCGATTTTCGAGTATTTGTGAGTTTTACTGGATATTACCCAATCAACTCGGAGGCATGCAAAAACCCGGCTTAATGACTGAACTTGAAGATGATTTAAAAATTATGCAACAACTGGGGGTTGACTGCCTTGTCAGCCTGCAACAAAAGCCGATTGATCCGCATGAATTAGGAAAGTTTCAGATTGAAGGGGTTCACTTCCCTATCAAAGATATGGGAGTTCCAGAAATTGATAAAACCTTTGAGTTTCTATCACTTATGCAAAAATATTTCGACGAAGGAAAGAGCGTTATTTATCACTGTAAAGCCGGAATGGGCAGAACCGGAATTATGCTGGCATGTAACTTAATATTTCTTAACAAAATCTCTGCAATTAAAGCCATAGAGAAGATTCGTTCTATCAATCACAAGTACATTCAGACAGATGAACAAATTGAATTTGTAGGGAAATTTGAACTTTATCAAAAGTCAAGAGCCTAA
- the fusA gene encoding elongation factor G: MTDLSKYRNIGIFAHVDAGKTTTTERILALTGKIHQTGETHDGSATTDFMDQERERGITIQSAATSCMWNDHRLNIIDTPGHVDFTVEVYRSLKVLDGGVGVFCGSGGVEPQSETNWRYANDSEVSRIIFVNKLDRIGADFYRVVDQVENVLGAHPLVMVLPIGIEDEFVGVVDLLTRKAWYWEDSGSLNYVIKDVPADMADKVEEYREKLIETALEQDDEALESYLEGEEPSMEKIKECIRKGTGTMDFFPTYCGSAFKDKGVQLVLDAVVDYLPDPTEVKPQPEVDLEGNETGKFAIVDPDKPLRALAFKIMEDRFGALTFIRIYSGRMEKGMQVLNTFTGKTERIGRIVEMHADERIELEAAQAGDIVAVLGMKNVQTGHTLCDPKDAATLEPMVFPDPVISMAVSPKDKAASEKLSVAIGKMIKEDPSFQVETDEDSGETILKGMGELHLDIKIDILKRTYGVDVQVGAPQVAYREAITQPIEDSYTHKKQSGGAGQFGKIDYRIEPGELGSGYVFESVVVGGNVPKEYFPAIEHGFKSLMSEGVLAGYPCTDLKFTLMDGAYHAVDSSSMAFEAAAKGAYRQSMPKAAPQLMEPIMAVDVFTPDDHVGDVIGDLNRRRGMIKSQEPSTTAVRIKADVPLSEMFGYIGTLRTMTSGRGQFSMEFSHYNSCPANVAEAVIAAAKARKEAKNK, translated from the coding sequence ATGACAGACTTATCTAAATACAGGAATATAGGAATTTTCGCTCACGTGGATGCCGGTAAAACGACTACAACTGAGCGTATTTTGGCATTAACAGGAAAAATCCACCAAACAGGCGAGACTCATGATGGCTCAGCAACAACTGACTTCATGGATCAAGAACGTGAACGTGGGATCACAATTCAATCGGCAGCAACAAGTTGTATGTGGAATGACCATCGTTTGAATATTATTGACACTCCGGGTCACGTTGACTTTACTGTGGAAGTTTATCGTTCATTGAAAGTACTTGACGGTGGTGTTGGTGTATTCTGTGGTTCCGGTGGTGTTGAGCCTCAATCAGAAACCAACTGGCGTTATGCAAATGATTCAGAAGTCTCTCGTATCATTTTCGTTAACAAACTGGATCGTATCGGTGCCGATTTCTATCGTGTAGTTGATCAGGTAGAGAATGTTCTTGGTGCTCATCCTTTGGTTATGGTACTTCCAATTGGAATAGAAGACGAGTTTGTGGGTGTTGTTGACCTGTTAACTCGCAAAGCATGGTATTGGGAAGATTCAGGTTCTTTGAATTATGTAATCAAGGATGTACCTGCTGATATGGCTGATAAAGTTGAAGAATATCGTGAAAAATTGATTGAAACAGCTTTGGAACAAGATGATGAAGCTTTGGAATCCTATCTTGAAGGTGAAGAGCCTAGCATGGAAAAAATCAAAGAGTGTATCCGTAAAGGTACAGGTACAATGGATTTCTTCCCGACTTATTGTGGTTCTGCTTTTAAAGATAAAGGTGTTCAGTTGGTACTGGACGCGGTTGTTGACTATTTGCCTGATCCTACAGAAGTTAAACCTCAACCTGAAGTTGACCTCGAAGGTAATGAAACCGGTAAATTTGCAATCGTTGATCCTGATAAACCATTAAGAGCATTGGCGTTCAAAATCATGGAAGACCGTTTCGGTGCATTGACATTTATCCGTATTTACTCAGGTAGAATGGAAAAAGGTATGCAAGTTCTTAATACATTCACAGGTAAAACTGAAAGAATCGGACGTATCGTGGAAATGCATGCTGATGAAAGGATAGAACTTGAAGCAGCTCAAGCTGGTGATATTGTTGCAGTTTTAGGTATGAAAAACGTACAGACAGGTCACACGCTTTGTGATCCTAAAGATGCGGCGACACTAGAACCAATGGTATTCCCTGATCCGGTTATCTCTATGGCAGTTAGTCCTAAAGACAAAGCAGCTTCTGAAAAATTATCAGTTGCAATCGGTAAAATGATTAAAGAAGACCCATCTTTCCAAGTTGAAACGGACGAAGATTCCGGTGAAACAATTCTGAAAGGAATGGGTGAGTTGCACTTGGATATTAAGATTGATATCTTAAAACGTACTTATGGCGTTGACGTTCAAGTGGGAGCTCCTCAGGTGGCCTATCGTGAAGCGATTACTCAGCCGATTGAAGATTCTTATACTCATAAGAAACAATCTGGTGGTGCGGGTCAATTTGGTAAAATTGATTACCGTATTGAGCCGGGCGAATTGGGTTCAGGTTATGTATTTGAATCTGTTGTGGTTGGTGGTAATGTTCCTAAAGAGTATTTTCCAGCGATTGAACATGGTTTTAAATCACTGATGTCTGAAGGTGTATTGGCGGGCTACCCTTGTACTGATTTGAAATTCACATTGATGGATGGAGCTTATCACGCGGTTGACTCGTCTTCAATGGCGTTTGAAGCGGCAGCAAAAGGTGCATATCGTCAATCTATGCCAAAAGCGGCTCCACAATTGATGGAACCAATTATGGCTGTGGATGTATTTACGCCGGACGATCACGTTGGTGATGTGATTGGTGATTTGAATCGTCGTCGCGGTATGATTAAATCTCAAGAACCTTCAACAACAGCTGTAAGAATTAAAGCGGATGTTCCATTATCAGAAATGTTTGGATACATTGGCACATTGAGAACTATGACTTCAGGTCGTGGACAATTCTCAATGGAGTTTTCTCATTATAACTCTTGTCCTGCGAATGTTGCGGAAGCAGTTATTGCAGCAGCGAAGGCGAGAAAAGAAGCTAAGAATAAGTAA
- a CDS encoding ion transporter, protein MFSKLQKFSEQLNTNRLFETFVIAVIIFSALVVGMKTYDIPSSLFGIVEILDWTITIIFLFEIIIRFIAEPNKSQFFKNGWNIFDTLIVVISLIPAESTDMAFLGRLIRIFRVLRMVSMIPELRILVNSLVKALPQLGYVMLLMFIIFNIYAAMGSTFFRHINSELWGDILISMLTLFRVMTFEGWTEVMYETMQVYGLSWIYYLSFIFFTAFAFLNMIIGVVVNVLEEEREKNKADKAKRRGKRYT, encoded by the coding sequence ATGTTTTCTAAGTTACAAAAATTTTCAGAACAGCTGAACACCAACCGATTGTTTGAAACTTTCGTCATTGCTGTCATTATTTTCTCGGCCTTGGTTGTGGGTATGAAAACCTATGACATTCCTTCGAGTTTGTTTGGAATTGTTGAAATATTGGATTGGACAATTACCATTATATTTCTTTTTGAAATCATCATCCGCTTCATTGCAGAACCAAATAAATCTCAATTTTTCAAGAATGGCTGGAATATTTTTGACACTCTAATAGTTGTTATTAGTTTGATTCCTGCAGAAAGTACCGACATGGCATTTCTAGGACGCTTGATTCGAATTTTCAGAGTTTTAAGAATGGTTTCCATGATTCCTGAGCTACGAATTCTGGTGAATTCATTAGTGAAAGCCTTGCCACAATTGGGCTATGTCATGTTGTTGATGTTTATAATTTTTAACATATATGCAGCAATGGGTAGCACCTTCTTCAGACATATTAACTCTGAACTATGGGGAGATATTCTTATAAGTATGTTGACTCTCTTCCGTGTGATGACTTTTGAGGGTTGGACAGAAGTTATGTATGAAACTATGCAGGTATATGGGTTGAGTTGGATTTATTATCTGTCTTTTATATTCTTTACAGCTTTTGCTTTTTTGAATATGATTATCGGAGTTGTCGTTAATGTTTTGGAAGAAGAGCGTGAAAAAAATAAGGCAGATAAGGCGAAAAGAAGAGGGAAGCGCTACACTTGA
- a CDS encoding N-acetyltransferase, whose product MAKQAVLRLATIDDTDAIRKVHYDAFAESEQQLVAKLATDLLDVVTNKDSLTIVAEHENQIVAHIALSPVSIEGRENWQGYILAPLGVLPEYQKSGLGSELIEKGLSILKETKAEIIFVYGDPKYYGRFGFNTEDAEKFSAPLIWNILSDGRQCL is encoded by the coding sequence TTGGCTAAACAAGCAGTCTTAAGACTAGCAACAATTGATGACACAGATGCAATTCGCAAAGTGCATTATGATGCTTTTGCAGAGAGTGAACAACAACTAGTTGCTAAACTGGCTACAGATTTACTCGATGTCGTAACTAACAAAGACTCATTAACAATTGTCGCAGAACATGAAAATCAAATAGTTGCGCACATTGCATTGAGTCCAGTTAGCATAGAAGGGAGAGAAAATTGGCAAGGTTATATTTTAGCTCCGCTTGGTGTCTTGCCTGAATATCAGAAAAGTGGTTTAGGCTCTGAATTAATTGAAAAAGGCTTATCTATTTTAAAAGAAACTAAAGCAGAGATTATTTTTGTATATGGTGACCCCAAATATTACGGAAGATTCGGATTCAATACCGAAGATGCTGAAAAATTTAGTGCTCCTTTGATTTGGAATATCCTTTCGGATGGCAGGCAATGCCTTTAA
- a CDS encoding M14 family metallopeptidase has product MIRQLDSLPEGLLKLNADQLYKKIDNHTLVHLEGKIKRPVFISILQHGDEHTGWDALRDYLNNHKQGLHRSISILFGNVQAARHNVRSLDNQPDFNRSWPNTFFKQEYPVAKTMQEITEIMKELNPFASVDIHNNSGRNPHYSGINVLNKDFINLASLFSDTMIYFTSPYGIQSGAFAPFCPSVTVECGLSGASDGTEQTHTFLELLMEQTNLSHVPGILEHQKVYKIVATVKVKPEIDISYEQHDHAFMLTKDLDVLNFHEINSGEAFGHLCSKLEEQECMPFIVTDENGNDVTDTYFEVKQNKIVSKTKFIPSMITQKISAIRQDCLCYIMQRINLDKYI; this is encoded by the coding sequence ATGATAAGACAACTTGATAGTTTGCCTGAAGGCTTGTTAAAGCTGAATGCTGATCAACTTTACAAAAAAATTGATAATCATACATTGGTTCATTTGGAAGGTAAAATCAAGAGACCGGTTTTTATATCAATCCTGCAACATGGAGATGAACATACCGGCTGGGATGCCTTACGGGATTATTTGAATAACCACAAACAAGGCTTACATCGTTCGATTAGTATTTTATTTGGAAATGTACAAGCAGCCAGACATAACGTAAGATCATTGGACAATCAACCGGACTTTAATCGATCCTGGCCAAATACCTTCTTCAAGCAAGAATATCCTGTTGCAAAAACAATGCAGGAGATTACTGAAATCATGAAAGAACTGAATCCGTTTGCCAGTGTGGATATCCATAATAATTCGGGCAGAAATCCTCACTATTCGGGCATCAATGTTTTAAACAAAGATTTCATCAATTTAGCTTCATTATTCTCTGACACAATGATTTATTTCACCAGTCCTTATGGAATTCAGTCAGGAGCTTTTGCTCCATTTTGTCCGTCTGTAACTGTTGAGTGTGGTTTGTCAGGAGCATCAGACGGAACTGAACAAACCCATACTTTTTTGGAATTACTCATGGAACAAACCAACTTATCTCACGTTCCGGGAATTCTGGAACACCAAAAGGTTTATAAAATTGTTGCAACAGTCAAAGTTAAACCCGAAATCGACATCAGCTATGAACAACACGACCATGCTTTTATGCTCACAAAAGACTTGGATGTCTTGAATTTCCACGAAATCAATTCAGGAGAGGCGTTTGGACATCTCTGCTCAAAACTGGAAGAGCAAGAATGCATGCCATTCATCGTCACCGATGAAAATGGAAACGATGTAACTGATACCTACTTTGAAGTTAAGCAAAACAAGATTGTTTCCAAAACCAAGTTTATCCCATCAATGATTACTCAAAAAATTTCAGCAATCAGACAAGATTGTCTGTGCTATATCATGCAAAGAATTAATTTAGACAAATATATTTAA
- a CDS encoding ABC transporter ATP-binding protein, which produces MIECKNLSKRFNQFVAVDDLSFVANKGEVLGFLGPNGAGKSTTMKMITGFLQPTSGSVKVCGIDLFENPIAVKQKIGYLPEGAPSYDEMKVCDFIRFIARMRGIDKSQINTKVDEVVDRINLAKVYYQRIETLSKGFKRRVGLAQAIIHNPEVLILDEPTDGLDPNQKHDVRELITSMAKDKTIIISTHILEEVHAVCDRAVIIADGQIVADNTPGELENMSRFHNAVTFDANIDFSLLDEIKNLSCVRDVEFDSKKSKTTVFPAQGIYIFDEISDFLKQHNISVTRLTMEAGRLDEVFRSITLENKEVA; this is translated from the coding sequence ATGATTGAATGTAAAAATCTAAGTAAAAGATTCAACCAGTTTGTTGCAGTGGATGATTTGTCATTTGTTGCAAACAAGGGTGAAGTTCTCGGTTTTCTTGGTCCAAATGGTGCCGGAAAATCAACAACCATGAAGATGATTACCGGTTTTTTACAACCGACTTCCGGAAGTGTGAAAGTTTGTGGTATTGACCTGTTTGAAAATCCAATTGCTGTTAAGCAAAAGATTGGTTATTTACCTGAAGGAGCTCCCAGCTATGATGAGATGAAAGTTTGTGACTTCATCAGATTTATAGCAAGAATGCGGGGAATCGACAAAAGTCAAATCAACACCAAAGTGGATGAAGTTGTTGATCGAATCAATCTGGCAAAAGTCTATTATCAACGTATCGAAACACTTTCAAAAGGGTTTAAACGCCGAGTGGGTTTGGCACAGGCAATTATTCATAATCCGGAAGTGTTGATTCTGGATGAACCAACAGATGGTCTGGACCCGAATCAAAAACATGATGTTCGCGAGTTAATAACATCAATGGCAAAAGATAAGACTATAATTATTTCAACACATATTCTCGAAGAAGTTCACGCGGTTTGTGATCGGGCTGTGATTATTGCTGATGGTCAAATTGTTGCCGATAACACGCCGGGTGAGTTGGAAAACATGTCACGATTCCATAATGCGGTTACATTTGATGCCAATATAGATTTTTCTTTATTGGACGAAATTAAAAATCTGAGCTGTGTTAGAGATGTTGAATTTGACAGCAAAAAAAGCAAGACAACAGTATTTCCGGCTCAGGGAATTTACATTTTTGATGAAATTAGTGACTTTTTGAAACAGCACAACATTTCTGTGACTCGTCTTACAATGGAAGCGGGAAGATTGGATGAAGTGTTCAGAAGCATTACTTTAGAAAATAAGGAGGTGGCATAA